From the genome of Virgibacillus siamensis, one region includes:
- the ylbJ gene encoding sporulation integral membrane protein YlbJ, protein MIQKIKTILLSGTTVFIAFSLIKYPDQAFEASLRGLSMWWEVVFPSLLPFFITAELLIGFGVVKFIGVLFEPIMRPLFKVPGAGSFAWAMGMASGYPTGAKISARLREEEQLSQVEAERLVSFTNASSPLFIFGAVSVGFFYDMKLGVLLAASHYIGNALVGICMRFYGRDSEHSRTKVEKRKPSIIQAFREMHRSRMNDQRPFGQIVGDAVLNSIKTLVMVGGFIILFSVITKLLFIIGVSPLIASMLAYVLKVLSLPIELALPLFSGLFEITQGAKAISQTETANLLAKFMVVSFILGFNGFSVQAQVASIIAKTDIRFSPYFFARILHGVFAGILTLVLFKPLYLNRTSFDFKGVPVSNGPADSTWGNIMQYLDIAGPVITFSGLLLAALILINRLYKKRGG, encoded by the coding sequence TTGATTCAAAAAATTAAAACTATCCTTTTGTCAGGGACCACTGTATTCATCGCCTTTTCGTTAATTAAATATCCCGATCAGGCATTTGAAGCAAGCCTCCGGGGATTAAGTATGTGGTGGGAAGTTGTATTTCCATCGTTATTGCCATTTTTTATAACCGCGGAACTGTTAATCGGCTTTGGCGTCGTCAAATTTATCGGTGTTTTGTTTGAACCTATTATGCGGCCGCTTTTCAAAGTTCCTGGTGCTGGAAGTTTTGCATGGGCAATGGGTATGGCCAGCGGTTATCCAACCGGAGCAAAAATATCAGCAAGGTTACGTGAGGAAGAACAGCTGTCTCAAGTAGAAGCGGAACGACTTGTTTCTTTTACAAATGCTTCGAGTCCACTGTTTATTTTCGGGGCAGTATCTGTTGGCTTTTTTTACGATATGAAGCTTGGGGTTTTACTTGCCGCTTCACATTACATTGGCAATGCACTCGTTGGAATCTGCATGCGATTTTATGGACGTGACAGTGAACATTCCAGGACAAAAGTGGAAAAACGAAAACCTTCCATCATTCAGGCATTCAGGGAAATGCACCGGTCAAGAATGAACGATCAACGGCCATTTGGGCAAATTGTCGGTGATGCTGTATTAAATTCAATTAAAACACTTGTTATGGTCGGCGGTTTTATTATTCTATTTTCCGTCATTACCAAACTGTTATTCATTATCGGTGTGTCACCACTGATCGCCTCAATGCTCGCCTATGTCCTGAAAGTCCTTTCATTGCCCATAGAACTTGCATTGCCGCTGTTTTCCGGATTGTTTGAAATAACACAAGGTGCCAAAGCTATCTCACAAACCGAAACAGCAAACCTGCTTGCAAAGTTTATGGTCGTCAGCTTTATTCTTGGCTTTAACGGATTTTCTGTACAAGCCCAGGTTGCAAGTATAATTGCCAAGACCGATATAAGGTTCAGCCCCTATTTCTTCGCACGGATACTGCATGGTGTTTTTGCTGGTATTTTAACCTTGGTTTTGTTCAAACCGTTATATTTAAACAGAACTTCCTTTGACTTTAAGGGGGTACCTGTTTCAAACGGTCCGGCCGACAGTACATGGGGAAATATCATGCAATATCTCGATATTGCCGGACCAGTGATTACATTCTCCGGCTTGCTGTTAGCTGCATTAATTCTGATTAACCGATTATACAAAAAAAGGGGAGGCTAA
- a CDS encoding SepM family pheromone-processing serine protease codes for MNVNKKHIAAFIIVILAAFFISAYQLPYYVYKPGGADALNPIVEVEGGYSSKGDMHLVTVRGGQVTPIQYVWAKIMPHQELHPISEIMPEGVSEEEYFHAQLRMMDSSQEKAVAVAYKAANKDISIQYKGVYVVSVVKNMPADGKLKPADRITGIDGKKIKKAEDLINYVKAKEAGDTITLKIVRNGKKLTKEIKLQTFEKLDGKVGIGIRLVTDRGVEVNPEVNFSSGKIGGPSAGLMFSLEIYDQLTKKDLTKGYQIAGTGEVDYEGNVMRIGGIDKKVIAADEEGCDVFFAPNENGAKNSNYKVAKKTAEEIGTDMKIVPVDTFEDALHYLQEMEPGK; via the coding sequence ATGAATGTCAATAAAAAACATATTGCGGCGTTTATTATCGTTATCCTGGCTGCGTTTTTCATTTCGGCTTATCAGCTTCCGTATTATGTGTACAAGCCGGGGGGAGCGGACGCACTAAATCCGATTGTTGAGGTTGAAGGTGGGTATTCAAGCAAAGGTGATATGCATCTTGTAACGGTCCGTGGCGGGCAAGTAACGCCAATTCAATATGTTTGGGCAAAGATTATGCCACATCAGGAATTACATCCGATCAGTGAAATCATGCCTGAAGGTGTTTCGGAAGAGGAATACTTTCATGCACAGCTTCGGATGATGGATTCATCCCAGGAGAAAGCAGTTGCCGTCGCCTATAAGGCAGCTAATAAAGATATTTCCATTCAATATAAGGGTGTATATGTAGTATCAGTTGTAAAAAATATGCCTGCGGACGGCAAGCTGAAACCGGCTGATCGGATTACCGGTATTGATGGAAAAAAGATTAAGAAAGCCGAGGATTTAATAAACTATGTAAAAGCTAAAGAAGCCGGCGATACCATTACCTTGAAAATAGTTCGGAATGGCAAAAAACTTACGAAAGAAATAAAACTTCAAACATTTGAGAAACTGGACGGAAAAGTGGGAATAGGTATTCGTTTAGTCACTGATCGCGGAGTGGAAGTTAACCCGGAGGTAAACTTTTCAAGTGGGAAAATTGGCGGACCAAGTGCAGGATTAATGTTTTCCCTTGAAATATATGATCAGCTTACCAAGAAAGACTTGACAAAGGGCTATCAAATTGCCGGTACGGGTGAAGTGGATTATGAAGGAAATGTTATGCGAATCGGCGGTATCGATAAGAAAGTAATTGCAGCTGATGAAGAAGGCTGTGATGTATTCTTTGCTCCAAATGAAAATGGAGCAAAAAATTCGAATTATAAAGTTGCAAAAAAAACCGCTGAGGAAATTGGTACAGATATGAAAATCGTGCCGGTCGATACATTTGAAGACGCTTTGCATTATCTGCAAGAAATGGAACCAGGAAAATAA
- a CDS encoding nucleotidyltransferase has product MKACGVIVEYNPFHNGHVYHIQESQKAADADCMIAVMSGNFLQRGEPAIIDKFHRTKAALSAGIDIVLELPYAYAVQSSDLFTKGSVQTLNEIGVSSICFGSESGDVSHFKKGFERFVDNENTFRKTLKEALGQGLSFPEASRMAYQEIGLAASEMDLSRPNNILGFGYVKTILENNLPIEPLTIKRTNSNYHDQNYTGTVASATSIRKELLADKSITPDLAKTMPAGTTQQLDEYKQSSGIWHDWELYFPILQYRVKTMTTGEIAMISGVDEGLEHRIKRTANEAISFVDWMGQIKTKRYTWTRLQRIFVHLLTNTKKNDLIFARKNPTVPFVRLLGMTAKGQSFLNVQKKRMEVPLISNLNRTSSSLLYLEEKADNAYYSVLATGKQKAFHDQELNPPIITQM; this is encoded by the coding sequence ATGAAAGCCTGTGGTGTAATCGTCGAATATAATCCTTTTCACAATGGGCATGTGTACCATATACAGGAATCCCAAAAAGCCGCTGATGCGGATTGCATGATAGCGGTTATGAGCGGGAATTTTTTGCAGCGCGGCGAACCGGCAATCATCGATAAATTCCACCGGACCAAAGCCGCACTGTCTGCAGGAATTGACATCGTTTTGGAACTTCCGTACGCATATGCTGTGCAGAGCAGTGATTTGTTCACGAAGGGTTCTGTACAGACGTTAAATGAAATCGGTGTATCCAGTATTTGCTTCGGCAGTGAATCTGGCGATGTCTCCCATTTCAAAAAGGGATTCGAGCGGTTCGTGGATAACGAAAACACATTCCGAAAAACTCTGAAAGAAGCACTTGGTCAGGGATTATCGTTTCCGGAAGCCAGCAGAATGGCTTACCAGGAAATTGGACTGGCTGCATCAGAAATGGATTTGTCACGACCGAATAATATCCTTGGTTTCGGGTACGTTAAAACAATTTTGGAAAATAACCTGCCTATTGAACCGTTAACCATCAAGCGTACAAATAGTAACTATCACGATCAAAACTACACAGGGACCGTTGCCAGCGCCACAAGCATTCGAAAAGAATTGCTTGCGGATAAGTCCATTACACCCGACTTGGCTAAAACCATGCCTGCCGGGACAACACAACAACTGGATGAATATAAGCAGTCATCCGGAATATGGCACGACTGGGAGCTGTACTTCCCAATCCTGCAATACCGTGTTAAAACGATGACGACAGGTGAAATTGCTATGATAAGCGGAGTTGATGAAGGATTGGAACACCGCATCAAACGAACAGCAAATGAAGCAATCTCCTTTGTTGATTGGATGGGGCAGATAAAAACAAAACGCTATACATGGACACGACTGCAGCGTATATTTGTCCATCTGCTAACCAACACAAAAAAAAATGACCTGATATTTGCCAGAAAGAACCCGACCGTTCCATTTGTTCGCCTGCTTGGTATGACTGCGAAAGGTCAATCCTTTCTAAATGTGCAAAAAAAGAGAATGGAAGTACCGCTTATTTCCAACTTAAACCGTACATCAAGTTCACTACTGTACTTGGAAGAAAAGGCTGACAACGCATATTATAGTGTTTTAGCAACCGGTAAACAAAAAGCATTTCATGACCAGGAACTAAATCCGCCAATTATCACTCAAATGTAA
- a CDS encoding YceD family protein gives MKFTVGQIKKNAYNEPFEFDEWVDVSELEKMNNDIRKIDPVNVYGTVFDEGDEIIFSCSIDGKMILPCARTLVDVPYPFEIKATEVFSESIYNNDEELEDEIHPIDGEVLDLTPLIKENILLEVPYRVFSKDENATSQAPTEGEGWELISEDANEKKIDPRFKKLESLLNNEEKEK, from the coding sequence ATGAAATTTACTGTAGGTCAAATTAAGAAAAATGCCTACAATGAGCCTTTTGAATTTGATGAGTGGGTAGATGTTTCTGAACTGGAAAAGATGAATAATGATATACGAAAGATTGATCCTGTAAATGTTTATGGGACAGTTTTCGATGAGGGTGATGAAATTATTTTTTCTTGTTCAATTGATGGTAAAATGATTTTGCCATGCGCCCGTACATTAGTAGATGTGCCATACCCTTTCGAAATTAAGGCTACTGAGGTGTTTTCCGAATCGATCTATAATAATGATGAGGAACTGGAAGATGAAATTCATCCAATTGATGGAGAAGTACTTGACTTAACTCCACTTATCAAGGAAAATATTTTATTAGAGGTTCCATATCGGGTATTTTCCAAAGATGAAAATGCCACCAGTCAAGCTCCAACAGAAGGAGAAGGCTGGGAATTAATTTCAGAGGATGCCAATGAAAAAAAGATTGACCCCCGTTTTAAGAAACTGGAGTCATTACTTAATAATGAGGAGAAAGAAAAATAG
- the rpmF gene encoding 50S ribosomal protein L32, producing the protein MAVPKRRTSKKVKNQRRTHKKLHVPGMVECSNCGELTKPHHVCKSCGHYDGKEVVSEA; encoded by the coding sequence ATGGCAGTACCAAAGCGTAGAACTTCCAAAAAGGTGAAAAATCAACGTCGTACCCATAAAAAGCTGCATGTACCTGGCATGGTAGAATGCTCAAACTGTGGTGAATTGACAAAACCGCATCATGTATGTAAATCATGCGGACACTATGACGGGAAAGAAGTCGTATCAGAAGCATAA
- a CDS encoding enoyl-CoA hydratase/isomerase family protein, with amino-acid sequence MENIQYIHHDDGFGIIRLQRPEKHNAISVEMADQLKIAVKTAKEENVKFLVIAASGEKMFCAGGDLANLHGDLTSDEAFSALYPMKEVLYDIASFPVPTIGLLNGDALGGGCEIATACDFRIAREHTRFGFVQTTLGIAPGWGGGALLYEKVLPSFAYHWILEGGIYDAAYLFNKEWIHKVVAKQEWDEEKLLAPYASRSFKQMKILKRQYLKRTSVLGLAAAMSDEVRNSANLWDSEEHKEAVSKFHNRK; translated from the coding sequence ATGGAGAACATACAATACATACATCATGATGATGGATTTGGAATAATTCGATTACAGCGGCCGGAAAAACATAATGCAATTTCTGTTGAAATGGCTGATCAGTTGAAAATTGCAGTCAAAACCGCCAAAGAGGAAAACGTTAAATTTTTAGTTATTGCCGCATCCGGTGAGAAAATGTTCTGTGCAGGCGGTGATCTTGCCAATCTGCATGGTGATCTGACGTCTGATGAAGCTTTTTCTGCCTTGTATCCGATGAAAGAGGTTTTATATGATATTGCTTCATTTCCAGTGCCAACGATTGGTTTATTGAATGGGGACGCGCTTGGAGGAGGATGTGAAATTGCAACGGCCTGTGATTTTCGCATTGCCAGGGAACATACCCGTTTTGGATTTGTACAAACAACATTGGGCATTGCGCCGGGCTGGGGCGGTGGTGCATTGCTGTATGAAAAGGTTCTTCCCAGTTTTGCGTACCATTGGATATTGGAAGGCGGGATTTACGATGCCGCGTATTTATTTAATAAGGAGTGGATTCATAAGGTAGTTGCCAAACAAGAGTGGGATGAAGAAAAACTATTAGCCCCATATGCCTCAAGATCCTTTAAGCAAATGAAGATATTGAAAAGGCAATATTTGAAACGAACTTCTGTACTTGGATTGGCGGCGGCAATGAGCGATGAAGTCCGAAACAGCGCAAATTTATGGGATTCAGAAGAACATAAAGAAGCTGTCAGCAAGTTTCATAATCGAAAGTAA
- a CDS encoding RsfA family transcriptional regulator: MNATRQDAWTKDEDIILAETVLRHIREGKTQLEAFKEVGKELSRTSAACGFRWNASIRKQYQDAIDQAKEERKKGNRKKAWQYIEPGNASERDPIDTAILLLERMRTDNGDGDENCQSEQSSTLKQLESENEMLKQKLKNYQEAWTEMANLWKWVEEKNRN; this comes from the coding sequence ATGAATGCCACACGTCAGGATGCATGGACGAAAGATGAAGATATAATATTGGCTGAAACAGTTCTCCGCCATATCCGTGAAGGAAAAACTCAGCTTGAAGCATTTAAGGAAGTGGGCAAAGAATTATCGCGTACTTCTGCAGCCTGTGGATTCAGGTGGAATGCTTCAATCCGAAAACAATATCAGGATGCAATAGACCAGGCAAAAGAAGAACGCAAAAAGGGAAACCGGAAAAAGGCATGGCAATATATTGAACCTGGTAATGCGTCTGAAAGAGACCCAATTGATACAGCAATTCTTTTACTAGAAAGAATGCGAACCGATAATGGTGATGGGGATGAAAATTGTCAATCTGAACAGTCAAGTACACTGAAACAGTTGGAATCTGAGAATGAAATGTTAAAACAAAAATTAAAAAATTATCAGGAAGCATGGACTGAGATGGCAAACCTATGGAAATGGGTTGAAGAAAAAAACCGAAACTGA
- a CDS encoding N-acetyltransferase yields MNNQVKVEKLLINYKTLEKFKRFKEYGNQELSMLEDLQSNIIENDSRSPFYGIYVGNNLVARMSLYQISAKYDQYFEPPQDYLELWKLEILPDYRGRGFGTALVDFAKSFKLPIKTNPRINSHGFWEKMNFQKAKYEMERDLGENPLIWMPEGVEEKEV; encoded by the coding sequence GTGAATAATCAGGTTAAGGTTGAAAAACTTCTAATCAACTATAAGACACTTGAAAAGTTTAAACGTTTTAAAGAATATGGCAATCAGGAATTATCCATGCTGGAGGATTTACAAAGCAATATTATTGAAAACGACAGCAGATCACCTTTTTATGGTATCTATGTTGGCAATAATCTTGTTGCCCGCATGAGTCTTTATCAGATAAGCGCCAAATATGACCAATATTTTGAGCCTCCTCAGGATTACCTGGAACTTTGGAAACTTGAGATTTTACCGGATTACCGCGGACGCGGATTTGGAACGGCGTTAGTTGACTTTGCCAAAAGCTTCAAATTGCCGATTAAAACAAACCCACGCATTAACTCACATGGCTTCTGGGAAAAAATGAACTTCCAAAAAGCCAAATATGAAATGGAAAGAGACCTTGGGGAAAATCCGCTTATTTGGATGCCTGAAGGAGTAGAAGAAAAAGAAGTATAA
- a CDS encoding 2-dehydropantoate 2-reductase, whose translation MKVGIIGGGSVGLLIGSKLAVHHKITIYVRRTEQKASIKKNGIFVDKSDKPVKVNAQLMDYPGKEDIFIVCVKQEHITSVLTFIQHVRSGVPVIFLQNGMGHIDKLLPLELPIMVGVVEHGANRVNDYTVLHTGEGTIKLAGLVGDGVMLSSVADKLHRSGFPFQFSLDWKSLLYEKLIINAVINPLTALFDVRNGMILENRYLKQLACDLCYEASSILNVDFTSAWQQVQYVIRNTSENVSSMLKDIRENRRTEIDMITGYLVENSTENIPNTTFIYRSIKALEMKKGNIE comes from the coding sequence ATGAAAGTTGGTATTATCGGAGGAGGTTCAGTCGGATTGCTGATTGGCAGCAAATTGGCGGTGCATCATAAGATAACCATTTATGTGAGACGCACTGAACAAAAGGCAAGCATAAAGAAAAATGGTATCTTTGTGGATAAGTCAGATAAGCCGGTAAAAGTGAATGCACAACTGATGGATTATCCGGGAAAGGAAGACATTTTCATTGTTTGTGTTAAACAAGAGCATATCACCAGTGTATTGACATTTATCCAGCACGTACGTTCAGGAGTGCCGGTTATTTTTCTGCAGAACGGAATGGGGCATATTGATAAACTGCTGCCATTGGAGCTTCCGATTATGGTGGGAGTGGTTGAACATGGAGCAAACCGGGTCAACGACTATACTGTTTTACATACAGGGGAAGGGACAATAAAACTGGCTGGTCTGGTTGGTGATGGTGTGATGTTATCGTCCGTGGCGGACAAGTTGCATCGTTCCGGTTTTCCTTTTCAATTTTCGTTGGATTGGAAATCGCTTCTTTATGAGAAACTTATCATTAACGCTGTTATTAACCCATTAACAGCGCTGTTTGATGTGCGAAATGGCATGATCTTGGAAAATCGTTACCTAAAGCAACTTGCCTGTGATTTATGTTATGAGGCGTCATCTATTCTAAATGTGGATTTTACATCTGCATGGCAACAAGTGCAGTATGTTATCCGGAATACCAGTGAGAATGTATCGTCAATGCTGAAAGATATCCGGGAAAACAGACGGACAGAGATTGATATGATAACCGGCTATTTGGTTGAAAACAGTACTGAAAACATACCGAATACAACTTTTATATATAGAAGTATTAAAGCATTGGAAATGAAAAAGGGGAATATCGAATAA
- a CDS encoding DUF3397 domain-containing protein, translating to MLDIIIYLLALIITAPIAVTWIVYLIGFKLYRHKWKALHKSVNWTTPLYIIAVLVLFNLIFEQSFFGVLLVVLPSLFTIIAVVQWRLYTEVAFRNIFKIFWRICFLLFGILYCLLILIGIVKQILS from the coding sequence ATGCTGGATATCATAATTTATTTACTTGCGCTGATTATTACCGCTCCTATTGCTGTAACCTGGATTGTTTATTTGATTGGTTTCAAACTATACAGGCATAAATGGAAAGCACTTCATAAATCGGTTAACTGGACAACCCCGCTTTATATAATTGCCGTTCTTGTTCTGTTTAATCTTATATTCGAACAATCATTTTTTGGCGTCCTCCTGGTCGTATTACCCAGCCTATTTACAATTATTGCAGTTGTCCAATGGAGGCTTTATACAGAAGTGGCATTTCGAAATATTTTTAAAATATTTTGGCGCATTTGCTTTCTTTTGTTCGGGATATTGTACTGTCTTTTGATATTGATTGGAATAGTAAAACAAATTCTAAGTTGA
- the bshC gene encoding bacillithiol biosynthesis cysteine-adding enzyme BshC: MQINPVNLGKQNPLIDDYRQQKTEIMRHFDYNPFLDSTYSKRLASLSERSFDRKSLTEALITLNKKWGAPESAYVNIQRLEQDNSAVVIGGQQAGLLTGPLYTVNKIISIVQFAKQQEKRLGRPIVPVFWIAGEDHDFDEINHIYIPEQTEMRKHTIQQRVEEKRSLSDIQIDKADAEKWLYQLFGELGETNFTANLYETVQDCLQKSHTYVDFFARLIHRLFANEGLVLVDSGAPEFRKLESMHFETLINRQPEISKGVYQSLQKLKTRNYPVSLELEKDDGHLFIHHNQERILLTRNENGEWSGKQNELVLSEQELLDIARKTPALLSNNVVTRPVMQELLFPTLAFVGGPGEISYWAALKPAFNAVGIEMPPVLPRLSFTLMEKRVEKALNKYSLSAEDVIRNGAGELKTNWLRTQQDPPVQQLASEIKNTIAQVHAPLRSVAGEVRHDLGELADRNLFYLQRDIDFMEKRIVKAIEEKYTKELGEFNLAEMALHPNGGLQERTWNPISFINKYGPEFIGQLAHETCSFEHKHFIVYM, from the coding sequence ATGCAGATCAATCCGGTTAATTTGGGAAAGCAAAACCCATTAATAGATGATTACCGGCAACAAAAAACAGAAATTATGCGGCATTTTGATTACAATCCTTTTTTGGATTCAACATACAGTAAGCGGCTTGCTTCATTAAGTGAAAGAAGTTTTGACAGAAAATCGTTAACGGAAGCTTTGATCACACTGAATAAAAAATGGGGAGCCCCGGAATCTGCATATGTGAATATTCAACGATTGGAACAGGATAACAGTGCAGTTGTTATTGGCGGGCAGCAGGCAGGATTGTTGACCGGGCCGTTGTATACGGTTAATAAGATTATATCAATTGTACAATTTGCGAAACAGCAGGAAAAAAGACTAGGCAGACCGATTGTTCCGGTTTTTTGGATAGCGGGAGAAGATCATGACTTTGATGAAATTAACCATATCTACATTCCGGAACAAACGGAAATGAGAAAACATACGATTCAACAGCGGGTTGAGGAGAAGCGCTCTTTATCCGATATTCAAATAGATAAAGCAGATGCGGAAAAGTGGCTTTATCAATTATTTGGAGAGTTGGGGGAAACCAATTTCACAGCGAATTTATATGAAACAGTTCAGGATTGTTTACAAAAATCACATACATATGTTGATTTTTTTGCGCGTTTGATCCATCGATTGTTCGCCAATGAAGGGCTTGTGCTTGTTGACTCTGGTGCTCCCGAATTCCGCAAGTTGGAAAGCATGCATTTTGAAACATTGATTAATCGTCAACCTGAAATCAGTAAAGGTGTTTATCAGTCTTTGCAGAAATTGAAAACACGAAATTACCCTGTCTCATTGGAGCTCGAGAAGGATGATGGTCATTTATTTATCCACCATAATCAGGAGCGTATCCTGCTGACCCGCAATGAAAATGGTGAATGGTCAGGAAAGCAAAATGAACTGGTTTTGTCAGAGCAGGAGCTTTTGGATATAGCCAGGAAAACCCCTGCATTATTAAGCAATAATGTAGTTACAAGGCCAGTCATGCAGGAACTGCTTTTTCCTACGCTTGCATTTGTGGGAGGGCCGGGTGAAATCAGTTACTGGGCTGCATTAAAACCTGCTTTTAATGCGGTGGGGATTGAAATGCCACCTGTTCTGCCAAGGCTTTCCTTTACGCTAATGGAAAAAAGGGTGGAAAAAGCATTGAATAAATACTCATTGTCCGCGGAAGATGTCATTAGAAATGGTGCAGGGGAACTGAAGACAAATTGGCTGCGCACTCAACAGGATCCTCCTGTTCAGCAATTGGCGTCTGAAATAAAAAATACAATTGCACAAGTTCATGCACCACTAAGGAGTGTGGCCGGGGAAGTACGGCATGACCTTGGGGAACTTGCGGATCGTAATTTGTTTTATTTACAGCGTGATATCGATTTTATGGAAAAGCGAATTGTAAAAGCGATTGAGGAAAAGTATACAAAAGAATTGGGCGAGTTTAACCTTGCTGAAATGGCTCTTCACCCAAACGGTGGGTTACAGGAAAGAACCTGGAATCCAATCTCATTTATAAATAAATATGGACCGGAATTTATAGGGCAACTGGCACATGAGACATGTTCATTTGAGCATAAGCATTTTATTGTTTATATGTAA
- the mraZ gene encoding division/cell wall cluster transcriptional repressor MraZ, whose product MFMGEFQHNIDTKGRIIVPAKFREGLGDNFVVTRGLDKCLFAYPMDEWKALEEKLKKLPLTKKDARAFTRFFFSGAVECEVDKQGRINIPQPLRSYAALNKECVVIGVSNRIEFWANENWEDYFSDSEESFSEIAENLMDFDI is encoded by the coding sequence ATGTTCATGGGTGAGTTTCAGCACAACATTGATACGAAGGGAAGAATTATTGTCCCCGCCAAGTTCCGCGAAGGACTGGGCGATAACTTTGTTGTAACCCGTGGACTGGATAAATGTCTGTTTGCTTATCCAATGGATGAATGGAAAGCATTGGAGGAAAAATTGAAGAAACTCCCACTTACTAAAAAAGATGCACGGGCATTTACACGATTTTTCTTTTCAGGTGCAGTTGAATGTGAAGTGGATAAACAGGGAAGGATAAACATTCCGCAACCACTTAGAAGCTATGCTGCATTAAACAAGGAATGCGTTGTAATTGGTGTATCTAACCGAATTGAATTCTGGGCAAATGAAAACTGGGAAGATTATTTCAGTGACTCGGAAGAATCATTTAGTGAAATTGCCGAGAATCTTATGGACTTTGATATTTAA
- the rsmH gene encoding 16S rRNA (cytosine(1402)-N(4))-methyltransferase RsmH has product MFDHYSVLKEETLKGLAVKPNGTYVDCTVGGGGHSEQIARQLNENGLLIAFDQDVYALEAAKDRLQPYSGQITFIHSNFRNLDPELAMCNIDHIDGILFDLGVSSPQLDRGERGFSYQHDAKLDMRMNKEQRLDAHEIVNTWSYHELVKIFFSYGEEKFSKQIARKIEAHRKTEQINTTHELAELIKEAIPAPARRKGGHPAKRIFQALRIAVNDELAAFNDALHQAARNVGINGRIAVITFHSLEDRICKQAFKKWSTMKPVPRNLPVVPEDHQAPFKMITKKPILPGEHELESNRRSRSAKLRIVEKVGSWNEEFSYKEGWKK; this is encoded by the coding sequence ATGTTTGATCATTACAGTGTGCTTAAAGAAGAAACGCTAAAAGGTTTGGCAGTCAAGCCGAACGGTACATATGTAGATTGTACTGTCGGCGGTGGAGGTCACAGCGAACAAATTGCAAGACAACTGAACGAAAACGGGTTGCTGATAGCCTTTGATCAGGATGTTTATGCACTTGAAGCAGCGAAAGACAGACTGCAGCCGTACTCGGGACAAATCACATTTATCCATTCCAATTTCAGGAATTTGGATCCGGAGCTGGCTATGTGCAACATCGATCATATTGACGGTATTCTCTTCGACTTGGGTGTCTCGTCCCCACAGCTTGACCGGGGAGAAAGAGGGTTTAGTTATCAGCATGATGCAAAGCTGGACATGCGAATGAATAAAGAACAGCGTCTGGATGCACACGAAATTGTCAATACATGGTCATATCATGAACTGGTGAAGATTTTCTTTTCTTATGGTGAAGAAAAATTTTCCAAACAGATAGCAAGGAAAATCGAAGCACACCGGAAAACCGAACAAATTAATACAACACATGAGTTAGCGGAATTAATTAAAGAAGCAATTCCTGCACCTGCCCGAAGAAAAGGCGGGCATCCGGCAAAACGCATTTTCCAGGCGTTGCGGATAGCAGTAAACGACGAGCTTGCAGCGTTTAATGATGCATTACATCAGGCTGCAAGGAATGTTGGCATCAATGGACGAATAGCCGTTATAACGTTTCACTCGCTTGAGGACAGGATTTGTAAGCAAGCATTTAAAAAATGGAGTACGATGAAACCTGTTCCCAGGAACTTACCGGTTGTTCCCGAAGACCATCAGGCACCATTCAAGATGATAACAAAAAAACCAATTTTACCTGGCGAGCATGAACTGGAATCCAACCGCAGATCGCGATCGGCTAAATTACGGATTGTGGAAAAGGTCGGTTCATGGAATGAAGAATTTTCGTATAAGGAAGGGTGGAAAAAATAA